One window from the genome of Cryptomeria japonica chromosome 6, Sugi_1.0, whole genome shotgun sequence encodes:
- the LOC131876743 gene encoding uncharacterized protein LOC131876743, which yields MPLDRLGITVAFPCVLCNKNLESSSHLFLHCDFAYDCWNWLLSKLGLSDVIGKDLASHFHSHPLMFSSSFCACLWVISQSIIIWNIWLEQNKMIFKKVTSLVSEVLHKIEASISEVALSYIYKNLGSQSSFLHWDSRITRVWGALSTLPSHGSISKSYNSLAKRALTKWKPSPWGHFKLNFDGASQGNPGKAGVGMAIFDHNAHLILAKCHDLGYITNNFAEFQALSLGLDMTISLKIKNTVIEGDSMVIIQSVMKKKSNCWKLQYLLDQIL from the coding sequence ATGCCGTTGGATAGATTAGGCATTACTGTGGCTTTTCCTTGTGTTCTTTGTAATAAGAACCTGGAGTCCTCCTCACATCTGTTTCTCCattgtgattttgcttatgatTGTTGGAATTGGCTGCTTAGTAAATTGGGCTTATCTGATGTTATAGGCAAGGACCTTGCCTCTCATTTTCATTCCCACCCTCTcatgttttcttcttctttttgtgcaTGTCTTTGGGTTATCTCTCAATCTATTatcatttggaatatttggctGGAACAGAATAAAATGATTTTTAAGAAGGTTACTTCCTTAGTATCAGAGGTTTTGCATAAAATAGAAGCCTCGATTTCGGAGGTTGCTTTGTCTTATATCTATAAGAACTTGGGAAGTCAATCTTCTTTCTTGCATTGGGATAGTAGGATTACCAGGGTTTGGGGAGCCCTCTCGACTTTACCTTCTCATGGCTCAATCTCCAAGAGTTATAATTCTCTTGCGAAGCGGGCATTGACCAAATGGAAACCTTCGCCTTGGGGTcactttaaacttaattttgatggtgcctcccaGGGAAACCCTGGGAAGGCAGGGGTGGGGATGGCTATCTTTGATCATAATGCGCATCTCATTCTTGCTAAATGCCATGATCTTGGTTATATCACTAACAATTTTgctgagtttcaagctttgtctttAGGGTTGGATATGACAATTTCTCTAAAGATCAAGAACACagtaattgaaggtgattcaatggtTATTATTCAgagtgttatgaagaagaaatctaattgttggAAGTTGCAGTATTTGCTGGATCAAATTTTATAG
- the LOC131037754 gene encoding geraniol 8-hydroxylase-like, whose protein sequence is MEGQWVIWLSALVSSVLAYFLVDLMGKRKKKSRANLPPGPPGWPIVGNLLQLGKKPNESLWALSQKYGPLMTLSLGMKTAVVVSSSEMAKEVLKIHDQNFAGRIMIEAAKVFSHHESSIAFAQYGDYWRKFRRIATTELFTPTRLQALQHLRRDQVSETIRMVFEKKGTSMNIAELVYYEGLNLMSNAIFSKNLFDPKNLESAELRNTFSEMVNLTGKPNLADFYPFLKLVDPQGVCRRLTVHHKRLHEYLDVFIQDRLEARRQGVGLPKEKDFLDILLDLTAHDFTLVNIRALLLELLSAGSDTTTTTIEWVMVELIANPYVMKKAQKELEEVIGLNRKVEESDIDRLPYLHAIVKEVFRLHPALPLALPHRADNSCEVAGYMIPKHAMVIVNLWAIGRDPKIWKEPLKFMPERFFNGENSKVKYMGQNFELIPFGAGRRICLGLPLAHQMVHFTIASLIHSFNWMLPIGMNYNKIDMSETFGIVLKKSKELHAIPTPRLPNHLY, encoded by the exons ATGGAAGGGCAATGGGTGATTTGGCTTTCAGCGCTGGTAAGCAGTGTGCTCGCTTATTTCTTAGTAGATTTAAtggggaaaagaaagaagaagagcagAGCAAATCTTCCTCCTGGACCTCCTGGCTGGCCCATCGTGGGAAACCTTCTCCAGCTGGGGAAAAAACCCAATGAATCTCTGTGGGCTCTTTCTCAGAAATACGGTCCTCTCATGACTCTCTCTCTCGGCATGAAAACTGCTGTGGTGGTTTCATCCTCTGAAATGGCAAAAGAGGTCCTCAAAATCCACGACCAGAATTTTGCAGGACGGATTATGATAGAAGCAGCAAAGGTGTTTTCTCACCATGAATCTTCAATTGCTTTTGCTCAGTATGGAGATTACTGGCGGAAGTTCAGACGCATTGCCACCACAGAGCTTTTCACTCCCACCAGACTCCAAGCGCTGCAACATCTCAGAAGAGATCAAGTCTCCGAGACGATTCGAATGGTCTTTGAGAAGAAGGGGACGAGTATGAATATTGCAGAGCTGGTGTACTACGAGGGTCTCAATCTCATGAGCAACGCCATTTTCAGTAAGAACTTGTTCGATCCCAAAAATCTAGAGTCTGCAGAATTGAGAAACACTTTTAGTGAAATGGTGAACTTGACCGGAAAACCCAACTTGGCCGACTTTTATCCGTTTCTGAAGTTGGTGGACCCTCAGGGAGTGTGCCGTCGTCTGACAGTCCATCATAAGCGACTACATGAGTACTTAGATGTATTCATACAAGATCGGTTGGAGGCGAGGAGGCAAGGGGTCGGTCTACCCAAGGAAAAGGACTTTCTCGACATTCTGCTCGATCTGACTGCCCATGATTTCACTCTGGTGAATATCAGGGCTTTACTCTTG GAACTCTTGTCTGCTGGTAGTGATACTACTACTACAACAATTGAATGGGTTATGGTGGAACTAATTGCCAATCCTTACGTAATGAAAAAAGCGCAAAAGGAATTAGAAGAGGTAATTGGTCTCAATCGAAAAGTGGAAGAATCTGACATAGATCGTCTACCTTATCTCCATGCTATAGTGAAAGAAGTGTTTCGACTACACCCAGCACTTCCTTTGGCATTGCCCCATAGAGCAGACAACTCATGTGAGGTGGCAGGGTATATGATACCTAAGCATGCCATGGTGATTGTGAATCTGTGGGCAATTGGAAGAGATCCTAAAATTTGGAAAGAACCTTTAAAATTTATGCCAGAGAGGTTTTTTAATGGTGAGAATAGTAAGGTAAAGTATATGGGACAAAATTTTGAGCTGATACCATTTGGAGCTGGAAGAAGAATATGCTTAGGACTTCCTTTGGCTCATCAAATGGTTCATTTTACTATTGCTTCCTTAATCCATTCCTTCAATTGGATGCTTCCAATAGGGATGAATTATAATAAGATAGACATGAGTGAGACATTTGGAATAGTATTAAAGAAGTCTAAAGAATTGCATGCAATCCCCACACCAAGATTACCAAATCATCTATACTAA